From Pleurocapsa sp. PCC 7319:
AATGTCAATGCCACTAATTCAATTAGTTTCTCTGCTCCAAGTAGTTTGATTGCCACCACCTTTGCGGAGGGAAATGCGGGGGATATTAATTTATTAACTTCTGGGCTTTTAGTCGATGCTTCTGGAATCAGTTCTTCTACTAATGGAGCTGGAAATGGAGGAACATTAGAGATCAATGCTGATCTGGTTGAAATAATAGGAACTTCCTCCACGGATAGAGCAAGTATATCATCGACTTCTTTTGCTGATGGCAACGCTGGAAATCTGATATTAAGTACTGATAAATTAAGGGTAATTGATGGAGCTTCATTATCTTCTTCTTCCTTTGCCAATGGTAATGCTGGCAATATAAATGTTGATGCCTCTGAATTAGTAGAGGTGAAAGGAACAGCTAGTAATCCCAGACAAATACAAACTAGTAATCCTCAAAGCACTATAAGAGCTGCTGTTCAATCTGTTCCCCCAGCGGCACAAAGAGCATTAGGATTACCTAGTATGCCTGGTGGTGATGGTGGAAATGTGACAATTAATACTACTCTTTTTGATATCGCTCAAGAGGGAGTTGTAACTGTGGAAAATCAAGGTACAGGCAACGGAGGAACACTTTCAGTAGATGCCGAACAAATTAATTTGGCGGAAGCGGGGAGGATCACCGCTGCTACAGAATCAGGACTAGGAGGCGAAATTAATATTAAGACAGATAATTTACAAATAGATTCTGGTAGTGATATTGCAGCCACGGCAGAGAACAATGGTGATGGAGGGAATATTATTATTAAAACTAATACTCTAATCGCAAAAAAAAACAGTGAAGTAACAGCTAACGCTTTTCAAGGCAGGGGAGGAAATTTGAATATTGATGCTGAAGGTTTATTTTTATTTGACTCCCCTGAAAACATCTTCTCTGCCAGTTCGGAATTAGGAATAGATGGCACAATTCAAATCAATACACCAGATATCAATCTTCAACGGGAATTAGAACAATCGGAACTAGAATTTTTTAATGCCGAACAAGCGATCGCAAATAGCTGTCTAGCCCGTAGCAGTGGACAAGTAAGTTTTAATATTGGTGGCAGCGATGAATTTCCTAAAAACCCTAATTCCAACTACAGCGATGCTAATTTTTCTTTAACTGGTGTTGGTTCACTTCCTACTACCGATAAACAATCTCCATCAACTCAAGCAGATAATTCACAATACAATCAATCGACAATCCCTGCTGAGAAAATGGTGGAAACAGGAGATGGCAGAATTCTTTTGGTAGCTGCGCCTCAAAAAGCAGAATCTATTTATTGTCACAGTGCTAAAGAGAAATAATATTTTATTCAAAAAGGTTGTACCTGAAGTGAAAAAGAAAAACCATTATCCTGTAGTGAATTACCGCGATCGCTAGTATTAATTAAAGGAACGCCCCAATCTGCTCTTAAGGACAAAAACTCTTTAAATTGCCAGTCCAAACCTATGCCTAGGCTTGCTAACGCTTCGGATTCGTCGCTATTGTTGTCCCATACTGTTCCCCCATCAAAAAAGGGAACTAAATTTAATTTGCTCGAACCAATGCGATCGCCAATTAGAGGAAGATAAACTTCGACTGTTCCGACAACAGCATTATCTCCTACTTCTTGGTTCTGACGATAGCCCCGCACCGTACCCACACCACCCAAGGTAAACTGCTCTAAAGGTAATAAGGAATCTGGAGATAGCTGTGTAACTAATCTTGTAACTAACAGTAAATCTTTATCCTGATTTAGTGCTTGTGTCCATTGTGCTTGACCCAGCCAGCTAAAAAACAGTCCATCAGGGGCATTATTATTAACCGTGGCATCAAAGGCATCTAAGCCAAAATTCAATTCAGAATTAACTCCAAATACCGAACTTGAAGACCGCTCAACCCAATCTCCAGTAAGTTTAAGAACTGAAGTTACTGACTTACCCTGTTGTGGACCATCAGTAAAAGAAAAAGGCTCGTTGTCTAAAACAAAAGTTTCGCTATTTTGCCTCTCAAAAGCTAAACCTACAGCTACTTCCCTGTTCGATTTATAGATAATCGGTTGGCGATACTGTAATGAAACCGTATCGGCTTCTGCCCGAATATCTGCTTCTTCAAAAGAATCCTCAATAATTTTGCTATCTCCATAGCGATATTCAAAGCTAAATGTTCCGTTGTTAGAAATTATGGGAATTCCGTAGCCGATTGAGTATGCATCAAATCCTTCAGTTAAATTATATTGAGCAAAAACGCGATCGCTAATCCCGATTAAATTTCTGTAGCCAGTTGACAATGTTCCCTGGAACTCACCTACGCTGGGAGAACGATAGTTATCAAAACTTAACTTAGCCTCAAAAGGAGATGTTTCTTCTATTTCTACGATCAGAACACTTAGATTTGGTTGAGTACCTTTGACTAACTCAGCTTCAATATTGGCAATAGAGGAATTGCGTTTTAATAGTTCTAATTCTTCTTCTATGTTATTAATATTCAAAGGAGAAGACCGATCTGAGTTAGATTCGCTTTTCGAGTCAGTATTTGATACTAAAGAATTTTGTGCTGAACTTATAAAAGAACGGACGTAATTTTCTTGAAGCTGTTTAAGTCCTTTTATGCCAACATCTTCGAGCTTTCCCTCTACAACTCGTATATCAATAATGCCATCGACAATTTCTTGTTCTGGTATGAATGCTCCTGAAGTTATATAGCCTTTTGATACATATAGATCGGTAAGAGCTTCGGTAATATTTCTCAATTGGTTAAAGTCAAGATTTTTGCCGCGATAGGGCTTGATTATTTTTTCTATTTCCTTTTCCGAAAAAATAGTGTAGCCTTGTACTCTGATTTTCTTTACTGTGGCTGATGCGTTTGTATTATTTATATTGATAGCTGGTTGAGCTATGACTGGACTACATGGCTCTATTGTAAAAGCGATCGCCAAAAGGGCAGCAACTTCGCCAATCAGTATTAATATTTTTACTACGTGTTGTCTAATTATCGCAATTTTTACTATCATATAAGATGTAATCTAAAGCACAATTCAACATTTTGTTAATCCCAAATAGCATACTTGATATTTGTTAATTTTCATGAAAAATCTTCCTTCTGTACTATTAATTGACGACGAAACTGGATTTCAAGAGGCATTTACTGAATCTTTGAAGGCAGAATCGAAAAAAAAACTTTTCCAACTGGAATTAGCTAGTTCGGGAAAGCAAGGATTAGCAATTATTAACAAGAATAATAAACAAGGAAGAAAAACTTTTGCCTTTATTGACATAATTCTTCCCGATCTTCAAGGAGATAAGTTGATTGAAGAAGTCGATCGGGAAAATAACAATACGAAAGGCATTTTAATCTCAGCTCATAAGAGCGATCTTGAACTAAAACAAATTACGAATAAGTATGATTGGCTTATAGATTCTATATCAAAACCTCTCAATAAAGATAAACTTAAAAATGCAGTCAACTCATTTATAGGCAATTCTGATCTTTCAACATTCAATTACGCATCTCTAGATCAAGGTACTGCTGAATTTTTGCTTCAAGAAACTAAAGAGATTAAGTCTCTTATGAAGCGAACTGTTGAAGGAATAATTGAAACAGGAGAAAGATTGCAGCGAGTAAAACAAAGACTTCAGCATGGAGAATTCATGACATGGGTAGAGAATGAGATTAAATGCCATTATTCAACTGCTTTGCATTTCATGCGCGTGTGGGAAACTTTTGGCGAACAGAAAGAGCAAATTGCCGATGTAGGTATTAACGTTTCTGTTCTTTATTTGTTATCTGCACCGAGTATGCCAGAACAATTGCGTACTGAAATTGTGGAGATGGCGAAAGCAGGTAATCCAGTTTCTTTTGCCGAGGCAAAGCGTTTGAAAAAGGAATATACTGCGCGTGAAAGTAATGATAGTTTGGCAGAAAAACAAGAATCTATCACTACTATTGATGTCACTGCTAATTCAGAATCTGCTCAACTTAAAACTTCTCAGCTTAAATCAAGTGAAAAACAACAGATTGTAGGCATCATTCCTAAGGCAAAACCCGAACCAAAGTTTTGGAACTTGGGCAAACATCTGCTTTATTGTGGCTCGGCTCAAGATCCTGAATTTCGCGATATTTTACCAGAAACTGTTTCTTTAAATGTAGGATTTCCCGATTCTCAATTTTGGAGTAAAGAATTTCTTTTCACAGTTGATGCTAAATCTACATTGATATTTCATTCTGTTTTTCAGGATTTAGATTTGGTTACTTTAAGAAATATTATTAAAAATAGTATTGAGCTTTGTACTGAATCTGAAGATAAAATAGTTTTTTCTTTTCTACCCTATCCTGAAATGCTAGTCCTCGCTGACAATCTTAAATGTCAGTGTTTTGTAGCTGAGAGTGATTTTAAACGGTGTCAAGATGTAGTTATTTTTTGGAAGAGCTTGCATAATCAAAGTTAGAAATTTTCTAATTTTGCTGCTTCAATGTATGGCTTTGCTGGCTCGAAGTATGATTTTCTAACAAATGATCGCTAATTTAAAGTAAAGTTCGGCGTTGGTGAATTGAGGGATGATTTATTTAATGTGCGATTGCTAAATTGTGCGTTTCTGGGCGTTGCTGAATTAAGGGATGAATCGGTAGGGAATAGGCACGTCTTCAAATTTTAAGTAATGAATTAATAATTTGGCGTTGCACAACAAATGTATGATTGGTTAAAAAGTAGGCACAGACCAGTGCTTGAGATAGTAAGTTAAAAGGCGGATAGACACTTGAAGCATTTCAACAGACTTGGAATAACAAAAGGTTTTTCGGTGTAGGCGAGCAATCGACATACGTCGATTCGACAGCTTCGCTGGCGGTGCGCTCCAGCGCACAGTGTCGAAGTCGGGAATTTTCTCCTTCAACT
This genomic window contains:
- a CDS encoding filamentous hemagglutinin N-terminal domain-containing protein, with the protein product MKLKQTRLFYKQQLVRVGQGLCLSSLMFFAPITSVKAQITPDGSLPTSVEQQGDNELNINGGEREGNNLFHSFEEFSVPEGIEAVFENAPDIENIFTRITGDTASSIDGILRTQGGANFFLVNPNGIVFGENASLDVGGSFIGTTANSIQFEDGVEFTTNDGEEQPILTVSVPIGLQFDGNSGAITVNGTGNQINSESPVGSIEFNQRPSGLSAPSNQTFALVGNGVNLNGGVISTIENGQIYLNSINSGLVDINQSEAGLTLTSDNVTEYQDINLNQQSLVDTSGDLIGSIFLTGKNINILNQSFVLSQNQGNLSDASLNIQASELLTVSGRSQESDVRSSIRSENFNSGEGADVNIFADRVTFQNGARIRTNSFSEATGGNINVNATNSISFSAPSSLIATTFAEGNAGDINLLTSGLLVDASGISSSTNGAGNGGTLEINADLVEIIGTSSTDRASISSTSFADGNAGNLILSTDKLRVIDGASLSSSSFANGNAGNINVDASELVEVKGTASNPRQIQTSNPQSTIRAAVQSVPPAAQRALGLPSMPGGDGGNVTINTTLFDIAQEGVVTVENQGTGNGGTLSVDAEQINLAEAGRITAATESGLGGEINIKTDNLQIDSGSDIAATAENNGDGGNIIIKTNTLIAKKNSEVTANAFQGRGGNLNIDAEGLFLFDSPENIFSASSELGIDGTIQINTPDINLQRELEQSELEFFNAEQAIANSCLARSSGQVSFNIGGSDEFPKNPNSNYSDANFSLTGVGSLPTTDKQSPSTQADNSQYNQSTIPAEKMVETGDGRILLVAAPQKAESIYCHSAKEK
- a CDS encoding ShlB/FhaC/HecB family hemolysin secretion/activation protein encodes the protein MIVKIAIIRQHVVKILILIGEVAALLAIAFTIEPCSPVIAQPAININNTNASATVKKIRVQGYTIFSEKEIEKIIKPYRGKNLDFNQLRNITEALTDLYVSKGYITSGAFIPEQEIVDGIIDIRVVEGKLEDVGIKGLKQLQENYVRSFISSAQNSLVSNTDSKSESNSDRSSPLNINNIEEELELLKRNSSIANIEAELVKGTQPNLSVLIVEIEETSPFEAKLSFDNYRSPSVGEFQGTLSTGYRNLIGISDRVFAQYNLTEGFDAYSIGYGIPIISNNGTFSFEYRYGDSKIIEDSFEEADIRAEADTVSLQYRQPIIYKSNREVAVGLAFERQNSETFVLDNEPFSFTDGPQQGKSVTSVLKLTGDWVERSSSSVFGVNSELNFGLDAFDATVNNNAPDGLFFSWLGQAQWTQALNQDKDLLLVTRLVTQLSPDSLLPLEQFTLGGVGTVRGYRQNQEVGDNAVVGTVEVYLPLIGDRIGSSKLNLVPFFDGGTVWDNNSDESEALASLGIGLDWQFKEFLSLRADWGVPLINTSDRGNSLQDNGFSFSLQVQPF
- a CDS encoding response regulator, whose amino-acid sequence is MKNLPSVLLIDDETGFQEAFTESLKAESKKKLFQLELASSGKQGLAIINKNNKQGRKTFAFIDIILPDLQGDKLIEEVDRENNNTKGILISAHKSDLELKQITNKYDWLIDSISKPLNKDKLKNAVNSFIGNSDLSTFNYASLDQGTAEFLLQETKEIKSLMKRTVEGIIETGERLQRVKQRLQHGEFMTWVENEIKCHYSTALHFMRVWETFGEQKEQIADVGINVSVLYLLSAPSMPEQLRTEIVEMAKAGNPVSFAEAKRLKKEYTARESNDSLAEKQESITTIDVTANSESAQLKTSQLKSSEKQQIVGIIPKAKPEPKFWNLGKHLLYCGSAQDPEFRDILPETVSLNVGFPDSQFWSKEFLFTVDAKSTLIFHSVFQDLDLVTLRNIIKNSIELCTESEDKIVFSFLPYPEMLVLADNLKCQCFVAESDFKRCQDVVIFWKSLHNQS